In Malus sylvestris chromosome 15, drMalSylv7.2, whole genome shotgun sequence, a single genomic region encodes these proteins:
- the LOC126604681 gene encoding protein transport protein Sec24-like At4g32640 isoform X2, producing the protein MEGDESLIPPVIPLSSEHVSDKGIYLLENGEDCLIYIGNLVDPGILQQLFGITSADGLPTQFVLQQYDNPLLKKPNGVVNEIRHQRCSYLRLKLCKKGDPSGALFFSCMVEDQSPNGPSYVEFLVHVHRQIQMKMAS; encoded by the exons ATG GAGGGTGATGAATCTCTAATTCCTCCGGTGATTCCACTATCTAGCGAACACGTGAGTGACAAGGGAATTTATCTTCTAGAGAATGGTGAGGACTGTTTAATATATATTGGAAACTTGGTGGATCCTGGAATTTTGCAGCAACTGTTTGGAATCACCTCTGCTGATGGACTTCCTACTCAG TTTGTGCTGCAGCAGTATGATAATCCGTTATTGAAGAAGCCGAATGGTGTGGTAAATGAAATACGGCACCAAAGATGTTCCTACCTTCG CTTAAAGTTGTGCAAGAAAGGAGATCCGTCAG GAGCATTGTTTTTCTCATGCATGGTCGAAGACCAGAGTCCGAATGGCCCCTCCTATGTTGAGTTTCTGGTACATGTCCATCGGCAAATACAGATGAAAATGGCGTCATAA
- the LOC126604681 gene encoding protein transport protein Sec24-like At4g32640 isoform X1 — translation MVAIHDLDSKKEGDESLIPPVIPLSSEHVSDKGIYLLENGEDCLIYIGNLVDPGILQQLFGITSADGLPTQFVLQQYDNPLLKKPNGVVNEIRHQRCSYLRLKLCKKGDPSGALFFSCMVEDQSPNGPSYVEFLVHVHRQIQMKMAS, via the exons ATGGTGGCTATTCATGATCTCGATTCCAAAAAG GAGGGTGATGAATCTCTAATTCCTCCGGTGATTCCACTATCTAGCGAACACGTGAGTGACAAGGGAATTTATCTTCTAGAGAATGGTGAGGACTGTTTAATATATATTGGAAACTTGGTGGATCCTGGAATTTTGCAGCAACTGTTTGGAATCACCTCTGCTGATGGACTTCCTACTCAG TTTGTGCTGCAGCAGTATGATAATCCGTTATTGAAGAAGCCGAATGGTGTGGTAAATGAAATACGGCACCAAAGATGTTCCTACCTTCG CTTAAAGTTGTGCAAGAAAGGAGATCCGTCAG GAGCATTGTTTTTCTCATGCATGGTCGAAGACCAGAGTCCGAATGGCCCCTCCTATGTTGAGTTTCTGGTACATGTCCATCGGCAAATACAGATGAAAATGGCGTCATAA